CGCTTTCTCTGCATGCACCTCGGCATCGACCCGAAAGATGTGCTCGAGGCCGTGCTGCAAGCCGGCGACGACGAAGACCTGCTGGATGAATTACTCGATCAGCTCTTTCCCGAAGACTTACAAGTCGTCAAATGGAACCGCGAAGTCGTGCACAAGGGCCAAACTGAAGCCGGCCGCGAGTTTCTAGCAGAGTCCCTCACCAATATGGGCACTCCGGAAATGATCGGCAAAGTCGACAGCGTGATGGACATGATCGATTTCGACGAAGGCCGCATCCCAGGCTTCTCGGATGAGCGCCGCAAAAAGTGGGAAGCAAAGCAGTGAACGTAGGGGCGCCACTTGTGACGCCCGCGTTGTGATAGCTGCGATGGATCGGCGGGCGTGACAAGTCGCGCCCCTACAATTTGCATTGTAATTTGGCAACGACTCGATCAATTCCAGCACACCATTTGACCTGTTGCGTAAATGGCCTGATCTTTAACACCCTATGCAAGCATTTACCTTCGAAACCTCCAAGGGATCGATCTACATTCGTCAAATCGAACATGGGGACATCCCTCACTTAATCGAGATGAACAAAAAGGCGTTTCCGCTCATGGCGGAAGAAAACGTCGTTTGGAGCGAGCGCCAGCTACAAAACCACCTGCGCCTCTTTCCTCAGGGACAATTGGCAGCCCTGATCGACGGCGTCATCGTCGG
The nucleotide sequence above comes from Coraliomargarita algicola. Encoded proteins:
- a CDS encoding DUF5069 domain-containing protein — translated: MTDTDLGPTGEICFDLPSPYEPHPCGLLHLPRFIAKCRKHLAGELPKSYQKNFCRGFDRFLCMHLGIDPKDVLEAVLQAGDDEDLLDELLDQLFPEDLQVVKWNREVVHKGQTEAGREFLAESLTNMGTPEMIGKVDSVMDMIDFDEGRIPGFSDERRKKWEAKQ